In Acropora muricata isolate sample 2 chromosome 11, ASM3666990v1, whole genome shotgun sequence, one DNA window encodes the following:
- the LOC136890243 gene encoding F-box only protein 11-like isoform X1, with product MSSSKRPRFCTDFYRQTKTKASKTRRQNLKSNKPQKKCDIEVLFTKEKNYGGEKIQASAVDGSLPSLAKNREKTSRCPRSTKKRSCNRFNTVSKLPASKRGNTKCYIEAVPDEVLLLICSYLQERDLCRFGQTCSRLNTICEDGCLWRSLYTQIFDMKKPLVKTFEGVYIVVEAEDDSCWKKCLSRLYSSHHVHPTAAKQKTVHPSRFLGRNINYHETIKDALEAAETDGVIIVHCGVYDEQLSVTKPVAIIGAAFGEPDSVVIQSNSSTVVAFSGGASCGFLGHLTLKNFPNSDDEAIRSGCVEVAEQCSPTIFNCKLTSLSTAGATVFVHGRGARPTVSQCLISDSENVGIFVTDGAQGTYEDCEIKNVKLAGVWVRNQASPVMRRNKVHHGRDVGFFIFDYGLGYYEGNDVYNNRIAGFEIRSGANPTVVGCKVHHGMTGGIYCHDDARGEFLENKIFSNTYAGVWITSQSNPTIKNNEIYDGQQGGVYVFGEGKGLIEGNNIHDNALAGIQIRTKSNPIVRCNRIHNGLHGGIYVHEEGMGLIEDNEINNNTLAGVWITTGSTPTLRHNRIHSGKQVGVYFYDGGCGVLEDNEIFNHKYSGIQIRSGSNPTINRNKIWGGQNGGVLVYNGGLGLLEENEIFDNAMAGVWIKTESNPVLRRNKIHHGREGGVCVFNCGKGVLENNDIFRNALTGVLISTSSFPVLKSNRIFDGGAAGIEITNCAGGVLEGNEIFNNRFDGICLATGVKPQLSNNKVHSNRREVEKAIESCRCLYQVSGNTCYPMHDFYRCTTCGTSDGFAICVSCVKGCHDGHNVEFVRRDRFFCDCGAGSSGVHCKLVSEKCWSLSSRVQAVRLASGVQIESHAQEDNRNQSLCL from the exons ATGTCGTCTTCGAAAAGGCCTCGCTTTTGCACCGATTTCTACCGTCAAACCAAAACGAAAGCTTCGAAGACTCGACGGCAAAATCTGA AGAGCAACAAACCGCAGAAGAAGTGCGACATAGAAGTTCTAtttacgaaagaaaaaaattatggtGGGGAAAAAATTCAGGCTTCAGCGGTAGAT gGATCGCTCCCCAGTTTGGCCAAGAATCGAGAGAAAACAAGTCGGTGCCCACGCAGTACCAAGAAAAGATCTTGTAACCGCTTCAATACAGTGAGTAAACTTCCTGCTTCTAAAAGAG GAAATACAAAATGTTACATTGAGGCCGTCCCAGATGAAGTCCTTCTCCTCATCTGCTCCTATCTTCAAGAGAGAGACTTGTGTAGATTTGGGCAAACGTGTTCCAGACTGAACACAATCTGTGAGGATGGATGCTTATG GCGATCTCTTTATACTCAAATATTCGACATGAAGAAGCCACTGGTGAAGACGTTTGAAGGTGTCTACATTGTGGTTGAAGCAGAAGATGACTCTTGTTGGAAAAAATGTCTCAGTAGATTGTATTCTTCCCACCACGTTCATCCTACAGCTGCAAAACAAAAGACAGTTCATCCATCAAGATTTTTGGGAAGGAATATAAAT TATCATGAAACAATAAAAGATGCCCTGGAAGCTGCAGAAACAGACGGTGTTATTATTGTCCATTGTGGTGTTTATGATGAACAGTTATCAGTAACGAAGCCAGTTGCTATCATTGGAGCAG CTTTTGGTGAACCCGATAGTGTTGTAATTCAGAGCAACTCATCAACAGTTGTAGCTTTCAGTGGTGGAGCATCTTGTGGCTTCCTAGGGCATTTGACATTGAAG AATTTCCCTAACAGTGACGATGAAGCCATCAGATCTGGTTGTGTTGAGGTGGCTGAGCAGTGCTCTCCAACTATCTTTAATTGCAAGCTTACAAGTCTTTCTACTG cAGGTGCAACAGTATTTGTTCATGGCAGAGGAGCAAGGCCCACAGTGTCACAGTGTTTGATATCTGACTCAGAAAATGTTGGTATATTTGTTACAGATGGCGCACAG GGAACATATGAAGACTGCGAGATAAAAAATGTGAAGTTAGCAGGTGTGTGGGTGCGAAACCAAGCCAGTCCTGTCATGCGAAGAAATAAAGTTCACCATGGACGAGATGTTGGGTTTTTCATCTTTGACTATGGACTG ggtTACTATGAGGGAAATGATGTGTACAACAATAGAATTGCTGGTTTTGAGATTCGCTCAGGGGCCAACCCCACAGTTGTAGGTTGCAAAGTTCACCATGGAATGACAGGTGGCATCTATTGCCATGACGAT GCTCGTGGAGAATTTCTGGAAAATAAGATCTTTTCTAACACTTATGCCGGTGTGTGGATAACATCGCAAAGCAACCCAACCATCAA aaacaatgaaatataTGATGGACAACAAGGAG GAGTTTATGTGTTTGGTGAAGGAAAAGGATTAATAGAAGGAAACAACATTCATG aTAATGCCCTGGCGGGGATTCAAATTAGAACAAAGAGTAATCCTATTGTTCGTTGCAACAGAATTCACAATGGACTGCACGGTGGAATCTATGTG CATGAAGAAGGTATGGGTCTCATAGAGGACAACGAAATCAACAACAATACTCTGGCTGGTGTGTGGATTACTACAG GGAGTACTCCGACTTTAAGACACAATCGAATACACAGTGGGAAACAG GTTGGCGTCTACTTTTATGATGGAGGTTGTGGTGTTCTCGAAGACAACGAGATCTTCAACCATAAATACTCTGGAATACAAATAAG GTCTGGCAGTAACCCCACCATaaacagaaacaaaatatgGGGCGGGCAAAATGGCGGCGTTTTGGTTTACAACGGAG GTCTTGGTTTGTTggaagaaaacgagattttcGACAACGCCATGGCTGGGGTTTGGATCAAAACAGAGAGTAACCCAGTCCTTCGGAGGAACAAGATACATCACGGTCGCGAGGGAGGAGTGTGCGTTTTCAACTGTGGAAAAG GCGTTTTGGAGAACAATGACATCTTTCGAAATGCTTTGACAG GAGTCCTTATCAGCACCTCAAGCTTTCCTGTGTTGAAAAGCAATCGCATATTTGATGGCGGTGCAGCGGGGATTGAAATCACAAACTGTGCTG GTGGCGTTCTGGAGGGAAACGAGATCTTCAATAACCGGTTTGACGGGATTTGTCTGGCAACAGGTGTCAAACCTCAGCTGAGCA ACAACAAGGTACACAGCAATAGGCGAGAAGTGGAGAAAGCTATAGAATCTTGCCGATGCCTGTATCAGGTTTCTGGAAACACGTGTTATCCCATGCACGATTTTTACAG GTGCACCACATGTGGTACGTCAGACGGTTTTGCGATATGTGTCAGTTGCGTCAAAGGTTGTCATGACGGCCACAACGTTGAATTCGTGAGACGTGACAG GTTTTTCTGTGACTGTGGAGCTGGTTCAAGTGGTGTCCACTGCAAACTTGTGAGCGAAAAGTGTTGGTCATTGTCTTCGCGAGTACAAGCAGTGCGATTGGCCAGCGGTGTCCAAATAGAATCACATGCGCAAGAGGATAATAGAAACCAGTCTCTTTGTCTTTGA
- the LOC136890243 gene encoding F-box only protein 11-like isoform X2 encodes MSSSKRPRFCTDFYRQTKTKASKTRRQNLKSNKPQKKCDIEVLFTKEKNYGGEKIQASAVDGSLPSLAKNREKTSRCPRSTKKRSCNRFNTVSKLPASKRGNTKCYIEAVPDEVLLLICSYLQERDLCRFGQTCSRLNTICEDGCLWRSLYTQIFDMKKPLVKTFEGVYIVVEAEDDSCWKKCLSRLYSSHHVHPTAAKQKTVHPSRFLGRNINYHETIKDALEAAETDGVIIVHCGVYDEQLSVTKPVAIIGAAFGEPDSVVIQSNSSTVVAFSGGASCGFLGHLTLKNFPNSDDEAIRSGCVEVAEQCSPTIFNCKLTSLSTGATVFVHGRGARPTVSQCLISDSENVGIFVTDGAQGTYEDCEIKNVKLAGVWVRNQASPVMRRNKVHHGRDVGFFIFDYGLGYYEGNDVYNNRIAGFEIRSGANPTVVGCKVHHGMTGGIYCHDDARGEFLENKIFSNTYAGVWITSQSNPTIKNNEIYDGQQGGVYVFGEGKGLIEGNNIHDNALAGIQIRTKSNPIVRCNRIHNGLHGGIYVHEEGMGLIEDNEINNNTLAGVWITTGSTPTLRHNRIHSGKQVGVYFYDGGCGVLEDNEIFNHKYSGIQIRSGSNPTINRNKIWGGQNGGVLVYNGGLGLLEENEIFDNAMAGVWIKTESNPVLRRNKIHHGREGGVCVFNCGKGVLENNDIFRNALTGVLISTSSFPVLKSNRIFDGGAAGIEITNCAGGVLEGNEIFNNRFDGICLATGVKPQLSNNKVHSNRREVEKAIESCRCLYQVSGNTCYPMHDFYRCTTCGTSDGFAICVSCVKGCHDGHNVEFVRRDRFFCDCGAGSSGVHCKLVSEKCWSLSSRVQAVRLASGVQIESHAQEDNRNQSLCL; translated from the exons ATGTCGTCTTCGAAAAGGCCTCGCTTTTGCACCGATTTCTACCGTCAAACCAAAACGAAAGCTTCGAAGACTCGACGGCAAAATCTGA AGAGCAACAAACCGCAGAAGAAGTGCGACATAGAAGTTCTAtttacgaaagaaaaaaattatggtGGGGAAAAAATTCAGGCTTCAGCGGTAGAT gGATCGCTCCCCAGTTTGGCCAAGAATCGAGAGAAAACAAGTCGGTGCCCACGCAGTACCAAGAAAAGATCTTGTAACCGCTTCAATACAGTGAGTAAACTTCCTGCTTCTAAAAGAG GAAATACAAAATGTTACATTGAGGCCGTCCCAGATGAAGTCCTTCTCCTCATCTGCTCCTATCTTCAAGAGAGAGACTTGTGTAGATTTGGGCAAACGTGTTCCAGACTGAACACAATCTGTGAGGATGGATGCTTATG GCGATCTCTTTATACTCAAATATTCGACATGAAGAAGCCACTGGTGAAGACGTTTGAAGGTGTCTACATTGTGGTTGAAGCAGAAGATGACTCTTGTTGGAAAAAATGTCTCAGTAGATTGTATTCTTCCCACCACGTTCATCCTACAGCTGCAAAACAAAAGACAGTTCATCCATCAAGATTTTTGGGAAGGAATATAAAT TATCATGAAACAATAAAAGATGCCCTGGAAGCTGCAGAAACAGACGGTGTTATTATTGTCCATTGTGGTGTTTATGATGAACAGTTATCAGTAACGAAGCCAGTTGCTATCATTGGAGCAG CTTTTGGTGAACCCGATAGTGTTGTAATTCAGAGCAACTCATCAACAGTTGTAGCTTTCAGTGGTGGAGCATCTTGTGGCTTCCTAGGGCATTTGACATTGAAG AATTTCCCTAACAGTGACGATGAAGCCATCAGATCTGGTTGTGTTGAGGTGGCTGAGCAGTGCTCTCCAACTATCTTTAATTGCAAGCTTACAAGTCTTTCTACTG GTGCAACAGTATTTGTTCATGGCAGAGGAGCAAGGCCCACAGTGTCACAGTGTTTGATATCTGACTCAGAAAATGTTGGTATATTTGTTACAGATGGCGCACAG GGAACATATGAAGACTGCGAGATAAAAAATGTGAAGTTAGCAGGTGTGTGGGTGCGAAACCAAGCCAGTCCTGTCATGCGAAGAAATAAAGTTCACCATGGACGAGATGTTGGGTTTTTCATCTTTGACTATGGACTG ggtTACTATGAGGGAAATGATGTGTACAACAATAGAATTGCTGGTTTTGAGATTCGCTCAGGGGCCAACCCCACAGTTGTAGGTTGCAAAGTTCACCATGGAATGACAGGTGGCATCTATTGCCATGACGAT GCTCGTGGAGAATTTCTGGAAAATAAGATCTTTTCTAACACTTATGCCGGTGTGTGGATAACATCGCAAAGCAACCCAACCATCAA aaacaatgaaatataTGATGGACAACAAGGAG GAGTTTATGTGTTTGGTGAAGGAAAAGGATTAATAGAAGGAAACAACATTCATG aTAATGCCCTGGCGGGGATTCAAATTAGAACAAAGAGTAATCCTATTGTTCGTTGCAACAGAATTCACAATGGACTGCACGGTGGAATCTATGTG CATGAAGAAGGTATGGGTCTCATAGAGGACAACGAAATCAACAACAATACTCTGGCTGGTGTGTGGATTACTACAG GGAGTACTCCGACTTTAAGACACAATCGAATACACAGTGGGAAACAG GTTGGCGTCTACTTTTATGATGGAGGTTGTGGTGTTCTCGAAGACAACGAGATCTTCAACCATAAATACTCTGGAATACAAATAAG GTCTGGCAGTAACCCCACCATaaacagaaacaaaatatgGGGCGGGCAAAATGGCGGCGTTTTGGTTTACAACGGAG GTCTTGGTTTGTTggaagaaaacgagattttcGACAACGCCATGGCTGGGGTTTGGATCAAAACAGAGAGTAACCCAGTCCTTCGGAGGAACAAGATACATCACGGTCGCGAGGGAGGAGTGTGCGTTTTCAACTGTGGAAAAG GCGTTTTGGAGAACAATGACATCTTTCGAAATGCTTTGACAG GAGTCCTTATCAGCACCTCAAGCTTTCCTGTGTTGAAAAGCAATCGCATATTTGATGGCGGTGCAGCGGGGATTGAAATCACAAACTGTGCTG GTGGCGTTCTGGAGGGAAACGAGATCTTCAATAACCGGTTTGACGGGATTTGTCTGGCAACAGGTGTCAAACCTCAGCTGAGCA ACAACAAGGTACACAGCAATAGGCGAGAAGTGGAGAAAGCTATAGAATCTTGCCGATGCCTGTATCAGGTTTCTGGAAACACGTGTTATCCCATGCACGATTTTTACAG GTGCACCACATGTGGTACGTCAGACGGTTTTGCGATATGTGTCAGTTGCGTCAAAGGTTGTCATGACGGCCACAACGTTGAATTCGTGAGACGTGACAG GTTTTTCTGTGACTGTGGAGCTGGTTCAAGTGGTGTCCACTGCAAACTTGTGAGCGAAAAGTGTTGGTCATTGTCTTCGCGAGTACAAGCAGTGCGATTGGCCAGCGGTGTCCAAATAGAATCACATGCGCAAGAGGATAATAGAAACCAGTCTCTTTGTCTTTGA
- the LOC136890402 gene encoding N-glycosylase/DNA lyase-like, protein MWRKLHVEKPGIRLDLTLQSGQSFRWRQTKPGEWTNVLCGFVWTLKQVQNEIFYLVFKSKTSQRPRGQRILEEINSSGDEGSTFYESILRDYFQLDVDLESLCQQWKAKDSFFAQISEKTRGLRVLRQDPVENLFAFICSSNNNIPRISGMVETLCQTYGERLGELNGVDHYTFPDIKDLTGAGVEQRLRAMGFGYRAKFINQSACYILQHHDRTWLESLRSISYEEAHKALCQLPGVGAKVADCVCLMSLDKHEAVPVDTHVWQITAKHYMTNQLKTKSLTAKVYKEIGDHYRSLFGKYAGWAQSVLFAADLKRFQSEGQPKLKEEVSKRKATAQSESSVTKRKKKKH, encoded by the exons ATGTGGAGAAAACTTCATGTAGAGAAACCAGGGATTCGCCTCGATCTAACCTTACAAAGTGGTCAGTCCTTTAGATGGAGACAGACGAAGCCCGGTGAATGGACAAATGTGTTGTGTGGTTTTGTGTGGACATTGAAGCAAGTCCAAAATGAGATCTTTTATCTTGTGTTTAAATCGAAAACTTCACAACGTCCTCGCGGACAGAGAATACTAGAGGAGATCAACAGCTCTGGGGACGAAGGATCAACTTTTTACGAGTCTATTTTGCGAGATTATTTTCAGTTAGACGTAGACTTGGAATCTCTTTGTCAACAATGGAAAGCGAAAGATTCCTTCTTCGCTCAAATTTCGGAAAAGACTCGAGGTCTTAGAGTACTAAGACAAGATCCGGTGGAAAATTTATTTGCGTTTATCTGTTCTTCGAATAATAATATCCCAAGAATTAGTGGCATGGTAGAAACTCTTTGTCAAACCTACGGCGAGAGGCTGGGGGAATTAAATGGCGTGGATCATTACACCTTCCCAGACATTAAGGATTTGACAGGtgccgg cgTTGAGCAACGCTTGCGTGCCATGGGGTTTGGATATCGTGCAAAGTTCATCAATCAAAGTGCGTGTTATATACTTCAGCACCATGATAGGACCTGGCTGGAGAGCTTGAGAAGTATTTCTTATGAGGAGGCTCATAAAG CACTTTGTCAATTGCCAGGTGTTGGAGCCAAAGTAGCCGACTGTGTTTGCTTGATGTCACTTGATAAACATGAAGCTGTTCCTGTCGATACACACGTGTGGCAAATAACAGCCAAACACTACATGACAAATCAACTAAAAACCAAATCACTCACCGCAAAGGTGTACAAGGAAATAG GTGACCACTATCGCAGTTTGTTTGGAAAATATGCTGGATGGGCGCAGTCG GTTCTTTTTGCTGCAGATTTAAAGAGATTTCAAAGTGAAGGTCAACCCAAATTAAAAGAAGAAGTGAGTAAG AGGAAAGCTACGGCGCAGTCTGAGTCATCAGTgacaaagagaaagaaaaagaaacattaa